In Acidobacteriota bacterium, a single genomic region encodes these proteins:
- the mrdA gene encoding penicillin-binding protein 2 — MAEREIFDRLDDFLRYNPATSKRGSASSYSRKSQVADGFSFDLRAKFILYLVFAIFVILGIRFYNLQIAKHEMYVQRAENNRIREIPIIAARGAILDRNEKVLVDSTPINTVVIMPEDIVNKQDTIDALVNNLGINREDVEKELNNPKRSKIDPILIKQNTTYADRAWIEAHQLEHPEIILDEQPQRIYKFGKTACHVIGYVGQVSAKQLENESFQKAGYKMGDIIGQGGVEATYDKILRGQDGVRRVIVDSRGRKIRELDIRPPIRGQDVVLSLDLDIQRVAEEEFERTQDKGAAIALDPRNGEIIAMVSYPNFDPNVFARNIVSPENRKEVAAILTDPGHPLNNKAIQGYYPAGSTWKLMMSTAAIEAGVTPLNNSRLVCGGGLQVGGRFIHCMGSHGAPDVHTAIVRSCDGYYYRLGVKMGVDRMREWLLKFGMGQKTGIDLPHERIGSIPSRDWKARTFPRTPEWNDFDSALAGIGQGSVAIPPLQLIRAESGIMMDGHFFTPHVFKEAKATEAMPVKYYEDSPREITLSAKTTAAIRYAVWGVVNEGGTAGGIGFPRELNVGGKTGTAQVIAKEKAKGKHLQDHSWFISFAPVNEDMKPEFAVVCFTENGGFGAKASGPKAKAIHTAYFAKRDGKFIPAEEIAKNATTGGNTLAALSASGVPGQPQKGNNPNTRLAIQGNQSPIEPNQRRNR; from the coding sequence ATGGCAGAGCGTGAAATATTCGATAGACTCGATGATTTTTTGAGATATAATCCGGCAACCTCAAAACGCGGGAGTGCTTCATCGTATTCAAGAAAAAGTCAGGTCGCTGACGGATTCAGTTTCGATTTGCGGGCGAAATTCATCCTGTATCTGGTTTTCGCCATCTTCGTTATTCTGGGAATCCGTTTTTATAATTTACAAATCGCCAAACACGAAATGTATGTTCAACGCGCCGAGAACAATCGCATTCGTGAAATTCCCATCATTGCCGCGCGAGGCGCAATCCTTGACCGCAACGAAAAAGTTCTGGTCGACAGCACACCGATCAATACGGTGGTCATCATGCCGGAAGACATCGTCAATAAACAGGATACGATTGACGCGCTGGTAAACAATCTGGGGATTAATCGGGAGGATGTCGAAAAGGAATTGAATAATCCGAAACGGTCGAAAATTGACCCGATTCTGATTAAGCAGAATACCACCTATGCGGATCGCGCCTGGATTGAAGCGCATCAGCTTGAACACCCCGAAATCATTCTCGATGAACAACCGCAACGGATTTATAAATTCGGCAAAACCGCCTGTCATGTGATTGGCTATGTCGGACAGGTAAGCGCCAAACAACTGGAGAATGAGAGTTTTCAAAAAGCCGGTTATAAGATGGGCGATATTATCGGGCAGGGCGGCGTAGAAGCCACTTACGATAAAATTCTTCGAGGTCAGGACGGCGTCAGACGGGTCATTGTCGATAGCCGGGGTCGGAAGATACGTGAATTGGATATTCGCCCGCCGATTCGCGGACAAGATGTGGTGCTTTCCCTTGATCTTGATATTCAGCGCGTCGCCGAAGAAGAGTTTGAGAGGACGCAAGATAAAGGTGCGGCAATCGCTTTGGACCCGCGCAATGGCGAAATTATCGCAATGGTTTCCTATCCCAATTTCGACCCCAATGTCTTTGCCCGCAATATCGTTTCACCCGAAAATCGTAAAGAGGTTGCCGCGATATTAACCGACCCCGGTCATCCTCTAAATAATAAAGCGATTCAAGGGTACTATCCCGCAGGTTCAACCTGGAAACTGATGATGAGTACGGCGGCAATCGAAGCGGGAGTCACACCTTTAAACAATTCGCGGCTCGTTTGTGGCGGCGGGTTGCAGGTTGGCGGGCGCTTCATCCATTGTATGGGAAGTCATGGCGCGCCCGATGTTCATACGGCAATCGTGCGTTCCTGTGACGGTTATTACTATCGTTTAGGCGTTAAAATGGGCGTGGATAGAATGCGGGAGTGGTTGTTGAAATTCGGTATGGGGCAGAAAACCGGAATCGATTTACCACACGAAAGAATCGGCTCCATTCCGAGTCGCGACTGGAAGGCGAGAACTTTTCCGCGAACGCCGGAGTGGAATGATTTTGATAGCGCATTGGCGGGCATCGGACAGGGATCAGTCGCCATTCCCCCGTTGCAATTGATTCGCGCCGAATCGGGAATCATGATGGATGGACATTTTTTCACGCCGCATGTTTTCAAAGAAGCGAAAGCTACGGAAGCGATGCCGGTAAAATATTATGAGGATTCGCCTCGAGAAATAACCCTGTCGGCAAAAACCACAGCCGCTATTCGCTATGCGGTGTGGGGAGTGGTGAATGAAGGCGGTACTGCCGGAGGCATCGGATTCCCGCGGGAACTCAATGTTGGTGGGAAAACCGGAACCGCTCAGGTCATCGCCAAAGAAAAAGCCAAAGGCAAACATTTACAGGATCACTCCTGGTTTATCAGTTTCGCGCCGGTCAACGAAGATATGAAACCGGAATTTGCGGTGGTCTGTTTTACTGAAAATGGGGGTTTCGGAGCCAAGGCATCGGGACCGAAAGCCAAAGCCATTCATACGGCATATTTTGCCAAACGCGATGGCAAATTTATTCCCGCAGAAGAGATTGCTAAAAATGCGACAACTGGCGGAAATACGCTTGCCGCGTTATCGGCAAGCGGGGTTCCCGGGCAACCGCAAAAAGGTAATAATCCAAATACCCGGTTGGCAATCCAAGGGAATCAATCGCCTATAGAACCGAATCAACGGCGAAATCGCTGA
- the mreD gene encoding rod shape-determining protein MreD — MQTFKIALTLILALIFQMLLPKHFRIFQFVDLPLLVTIYLSLMRSPLLGMGAGAVSGIGSDIISGSLVLGVNGFSKTLIGYVVSKASVNFPLENPLTRLGIVALASVCNTIFVIGLNLMLDQPIQNVGDWGDFLKALGLQTIGDSLASVVLFMILNKVFPETGEAKRMAIKKRHYG; from the coding sequence GTGCAAACTTTCAAAATCGCTCTTACTCTGATACTCGCGCTCATTTTTCAGATGTTGTTACCCAAACATTTCAGAATTTTTCAGTTTGTCGATTTACCTTTATTGGTTACGATTTATTTGAGCCTTATGCGGTCACCATTGTTGGGGATGGGAGCCGGGGCGGTTTCCGGTATCGGGAGCGACATTATTAGTGGGAGTTTGGTTTTAGGGGTAAACGGATTTTCAAAAACCTTAATCGGGTATGTGGTTTCCAAAGCCAGCGTCAATTTCCCCCTGGAAAACCCCTTAACCAGGTTAGGAATCGTTGCCCTGGCATCGGTTTGCAATACGATTTTTGTAATCGGATTAAACCTGATGCTCGACCAACCGATTCAGAATGTCGGCGACTGGGGGGATTTCCTAAAGGCATTGGGACTACAAACCATAGGAGATTCGCTGGCGTCAGTGGTTTTGTTTATGATTTTAAATAAGGTCTTTCCTGAAACCGGAGAGGCAAAACGAATGGCAATTAAAAAGCGTCATTATGGTTAA
- the mreC gene encoding rod shape-determining protein MreC, translating into MSSTPVKEKLKDKSHWVLAALLLSQLFLMTLTARNTETNQSLLGKWVMTIFAPVVKVGDGVLSKVTGTFTGWGELRRARDENIELKNQVEQLTTQLNETREKAAQYDALRVQYGLPSLSGYRQIAANVIARNTSLWFKRLTIDRGTLDGVKKDMPIVTNAGIIGRVINVGANFAQVQIITDSNAGVGVMIQSTRQPGELKGLNNSRCEIKNIPSTEEIAENEIVVTTGLDRIYPKGLVVGTTEHVENDANAPYKKIIVRPAVQIDRVEAVIVLLIEQKDIKFEENLRP; encoded by the coding sequence ATGAGTTCCACTCCCGTTAAAGAAAAATTAAAAGATAAATCGCATTGGGTGCTGGCTGCACTGCTTTTGTCCCAACTTTTTTTAATGACTTTGACGGCGCGCAATACCGAAACCAACCAATCATTACTGGGCAAATGGGTGATGACGATTTTCGCGCCGGTTGTGAAAGTCGGGGATGGGGTACTGTCTAAAGTCACCGGCACCTTTACCGGTTGGGGGGAATTGCGTCGCGCCCGTGATGAAAATATCGAACTGAAAAATCAAGTGGAACAGTTGACAACCCAATTAAATGAAACACGCGAAAAAGCCGCCCAATACGATGCTTTGCGTGTCCAGTATGGTCTTCCATCGCTTTCCGGTTACCGGCAAATTGCCGCAAATGTCATTGCTCGTAACACCTCGCTCTGGTTTAAACGGTTGACCATTGATCGCGGAACGTTGGATGGGGTTAAAAAAGATATGCCAATCGTTACCAATGCCGGAATCATCGGGCGGGTAATCAATGTCGGAGCCAATTTCGCGCAGGTGCAAATCATTACCGATTCCAATGCCGGTGTTGGGGTGATGATTCAAAGCACAAGGCAACCGGGCGAACTGAAAGGGCTGAATAATTCGCGATGTGAAATTAAAAATATCCCCTCAACCGAAGAAATTGCCGAGAATGAAATTGTTGTGACTACCGGATTAGATCGCATCTATCCAAAGGGACTGGTTGTCGGGACGACCGAGCATGTCGAAAACGATGCCAATGCCCCTTATAAAAAAATCATTGTCAGACCGGCGGTTCAAATCGACCGGGTTGAAGCGGTGATCGTGCTTTTAATTGAGCAAAAAGATATTAAATTTGAAGAGAATCTGAGACCTTAG
- a CDS encoding rod shape-determining protein, with amino-acid sequence MFNLFNPFSSDLAIDLGTANTLVYAKGRGIVVSEPSIVAINKITNKVEAVGKEAKEMLGRTPGNIVAIRPMKDGVIADFEVTEKMLQHFIRKAHNGRSWVSPRVVIGVPGEITQVERRAVEDAAYRAKASKVFLVAEAMAAAIGAGLPITEPYGNMIVDIGGGTTDIAVISLSGIVYSRAVRVAGNELDEAIIQYIKRKYNLLIGERTAEAIKIELGSAWPMEEPITMEIKGRNLIEGVPRTITITDEEVRESLSDPIATVVNAVRVALERTPPELSADIAERGIVLTGGGALLKGIDKRLMHETGVPVSLAENPLSSVALGTGKMLADFDLLSRVSWENTMTHHGS; translated from the coding sequence ATGTTTAATTTATTCAATCCCTTTTCAAGCGATCTCGCGATAGATTTAGGCACAGCCAATACTCTGGTTTATGCCAAAGGACGAGGCATCGTTGTCAGCGAACCCTCGATTGTTGCGATTAATAAAATTACCAATAAGGTCGAAGCCGTCGGTAAGGAAGCCAAAGAGATGCTCGGCAGAACCCCCGGTAATATCGTGGCAATTCGACCGATGAAAGATGGCGTCATCGCAGATTTTGAAGTCACTGAAAAAATGCTCCAGCATTTTATCCGTAAAGCCCATAACGGGCGTTCGTGGGTGTCACCCCGGGTGGTCATCGGGGTTCCCGGTGAAATCACTCAGGTCGAACGCCGCGCCGTCGAAGATGCCGCCTATCGCGCCAAAGCCTCCAAGGTTTTCCTGGTCGCCGAAGCGATGGCAGCCGCTATCGGCGCGGGGCTGCCCATCACCGAGCCATACGGCAATATGATTGTTGATATTGGTGGTGGCACGACCGATATTGCGGTGATTTCGCTTTCGGGCATCGTCTATTCGCGAGCCGTTCGGGTTGCCGGAAACGAACTTGATGAAGCGATTATTCAGTACATCAAACGCAAATATAATTTGCTCATTGGTGAACGAACCGCAGAAGCCATCAAGATTGAACTCGGTTCCGCCTGGCCGATGGAAGAACCCATCACCATGGAAATCAAAGGGCGCAACCTGATTGAAGGGGTTCCGCGAACCATCACGATTACCGATGAAGAGGTTCGCGAATCGCTATCCGACCCGATTGCGACCGTCGTCAATGCGGTTCGGGTGGCGTTGGAAAGAACCCCGCCGGAACTTTCAGCCGATATTGCCGAACGTGGCATCGTTTTAACCGGCGGTGGCGCGTTACTCAAAGGCATCGATAAACGCTTGATGCATGAAACCGGCGTCCCAGTTTCACTTGCGGAAAACCCGCTTTCGTCGGTTGCGCTTGGAACTGGAAAAATGCTGGCTGACTTTGACCTGTTGAGCCGTGTCAGTTGGGAAAACACCATGACACATCACGGTTCATAG